The following are encoded together in the Triticum dicoccoides isolate Atlit2015 ecotype Zavitan chromosome 6B, WEW_v2.0, whole genome shotgun sequence genome:
- the LOC119326189 gene encoding uncharacterized protein LOC119326189 isoform X2, which produces MASSLRSFSRPVAAAFLRSASARSPAASLPRALAPTPRASSLRRQVALARSLQPLHSAISAARLTSRLGAEVARAVSQGTLCSSYPGV; this is translated from the exons ATGGCGTCGAGCCTCCGCTCCTTCTCCCGTCCCGTCGCAGCCGCCTTCCTCCGCTCAGCTTCCGCCCGGAGCCCCGCGGCCTCTCTCCCCCGCGCCCTCGCTCCAACCCCCAG GGCTTCTTCCCTGAGGCGGCAGGTGGCGCTGGCACGATCTCTGCAGCCGCTGCACAGCGCAATCTCGGCGGCGAGGCTAACGTCACGGCTTGGGGCAGAGGTGGCCCGGGCAGTGTCGCAGGGTACGCTCTGCAGCTCCTACCCGGGAGTCTGA